The Paenibacillus macerans genome includes a window with the following:
- a CDS encoding TIGR02530 family flagellar biosynthesis protein, whose product MSDPVKIGHLYPGRIPPSSLSPGKGAQAGAPGETSFKDMLADQLIHFSNHAVKRLEQRGIEIKPEQLHQIKSAIDSAAAKGAKDSLILMKDMALIVNISNRTVVTAMDGSSMKDNVFTQIDSAVVIS is encoded by the coding sequence ATGAGTGATCCGGTAAAAATCGGGCATCTTTATCCGGGACGAATCCCGCCAAGCTCATTATCGCCAGGGAAAGGCGCACAAGCGGGCGCTCCGGGAGAGACGTCCTTCAAGGACATGCTCGCGGACCAGTTGATTCATTTCAGCAATCACGCCGTAAAACGTTTGGAGCAGCGGGGAATCGAGATCAAACCGGAGCAGCTTCATCAGATTAAATCGGCGATCGACAGCGCGGCCGCAAAAGGCGCCAAGGATTCGCTGATCTTAATGAAGGATATGGCGCTGATCGTAAACATCAGCAATCGTACGGTTGTGACGGCCATGGACGGCAGCAGCATGAAGGACAACGTTTTTACGCAGATCGACAGCGCCGTCGTTATTTCTTGA
- a CDS encoding MotE family protein, with protein sequence MAKTELKLEEEELEESGGGFSRFLFFMTPILFTVVLFAVLLYLFNTNFRNTLLDIGNKVPFINNFVPDPELTDEEKAAAPADEKKQQESTDATVKELKEQVARQQAQLQAANQQAAEQQDKVKQLEQELAAAEQKSAEEQQAAETEAYQKEVKKLAQLYAEMSPSKAAAIFGNLTTDETLQMLNAMSNESKVAILEKMDPQKAAAISIKLKDVKTSDDLAIAALQSRLKKDAASGAAGSAKGLDDAQLSQTFASMSSDAASQLILQTYKVSPDKGLKILKAVDDNTRSKILESMTKTDEKTSVKILNQLLAK encoded by the coding sequence AGCTGAAGCTGGAGGAAGAAGAGCTGGAGGAATCGGGCGGCGGGTTCTCGCGTTTTCTGTTTTTCATGACGCCGATCTTGTTTACGGTTGTTCTTTTTGCGGTGCTATTGTATCTGTTTAACACGAACTTTCGGAATACGCTGCTGGATATCGGGAACAAAGTGCCGTTTATTAACAACTTCGTGCCCGATCCCGAGCTAACCGATGAAGAGAAGGCCGCTGCGCCGGCGGATGAGAAGAAGCAGCAAGAAAGCACGGACGCTACGGTCAAGGAATTGAAGGAACAGGTCGCCCGTCAACAGGCGCAGTTGCAGGCGGCGAACCAGCAAGCTGCGGAGCAGCAGGACAAGGTGAAGCAGCTTGAGCAGGAGCTGGCCGCGGCAGAGCAGAAATCCGCGGAGGAACAGCAGGCCGCCGAAACCGAGGCTTATCAAAAGGAAGTAAAAAAGCTGGCTCAGTTGTATGCGGAAATGAGCCCCAGTAAAGCGGCGGCCATTTTCGGCAATTTAACGACGGATGAAACGCTGCAGATGCTTAACGCGATGAGCAATGAGAGCAAAGTGGCGATTCTCGAAAAAATGGATCCGCAAAAAGCGGCGGCCATTTCGATCAAGCTCAAGGACGTAAAGACCTCGGATGATTTGGCGATCGCCGCGTTGCAGTCGCGGCTGAAGAAGGACGCGGCTTCGGGAGCCGCGGGTTCGGCCAAAGGACTGGACGATGCCCAGCTTAGCCAGACGTTCGCTTCCATGTCGTCCGACGCCGCTTCCCAGTTGATTTTGCAAACTTACAAAGTCAGCCCGGACAAAGGCTTGAAAATTTTAAAGGCCGTCGATGACAACACCCGGTCAAAAATTTTGGAAAGCATGACGAAAACCGACGAAAAAACTTCGGTGAAAATTTTGAATCAGCTGTTAGCCAAATGA
- a CDS encoding flagellar hook-length control protein FliK yields MGQSVSINSGTAAGALVYTVGGNGVSAAAGQGNGQSFDQKLVSMLLGNAGLGTGQANAQLLTLAGLQSGGSTQEENANESLLSMIEGLLQQLPKLDDALEDNPSLLEALQGWLQSFQSLIMPQAEKSGGDGNAEILVLAQQPETVRFAVQDALVQLLTAQADAQQVAGPSNVTALPQIQALLDSLQNVLDSVPDSSEPAQTGGKTAELPSVHNLVSGNKPAETNSQGNMGQHGNDGSLKGENPQAAAVSQPKAESGKSQFSVAAGVAGAAGEISAVEAEPTDNADVDSPLQPGSVVTAGQLALRDAGVAAVKHTPRPVPVENFAKEMSGFLVNKLEIVKLQGVSEAKISLYPEHLGQVDVRITMQGGQLTAQFMTEHAFAKESLEQQMSQLRSALQSQGLQVNKLEVTQNTALSSHMYHDGQQSGSGAGQQQQSERRRTLVEEDALAIRDLNEEWNAWIAEVREKEQGFGSSFSARA; encoded by the coding sequence ATGGGTCAATCGGTATCGATAAATTCGGGAACGGCGGCCGGCGCGCTGGTTTACACCGTCGGCGGAAATGGCGTCAGTGCGGCGGCCGGCCAGGGAAACGGGCAGTCTTTTGATCAAAAGCTGGTTTCAATGCTGCTTGGAAATGCGGGGCTGGGAACAGGGCAAGCCAATGCCCAACTGCTCACTTTGGCAGGTCTGCAAAGCGGCGGCAGCACGCAAGAAGAAAATGCGAACGAAAGCCTTCTGTCGATGATCGAAGGGTTGCTGCAGCAGCTTCCGAAGCTGGACGATGCGCTTGAGGACAACCCGTCGCTGCTTGAGGCGCTCCAGGGTTGGCTGCAAAGCTTTCAGAGCTTGATCATGCCTCAGGCGGAGAAATCCGGGGGGGATGGCAACGCGGAAATCCTGGTCTTGGCGCAGCAACCGGAAACGGTGCGCTTTGCCGTGCAGGATGCGCTGGTTCAACTGCTGACCGCCCAAGCTGATGCGCAGCAAGTTGCAGGCCCGTCGAACGTGACGGCACTACCTCAAATCCAAGCATTGCTGGATTCGCTGCAAAACGTGCTGGACAGTGTTCCGGATTCCTCCGAACCGGCGCAAACCGGTGGCAAAACCGCCGAGCTTCCAAGTGTACATAACTTGGTATCGGGGAACAAGCCTGCGGAAACAAACAGCCAAGGGAATATGGGTCAACATGGAAATGACGGCTCCCTGAAGGGCGAAAACCCGCAGGCCGCTGCGGTAAGCCAGCCTAAAGCGGAGTCGGGGAAATCCCAATTTTCCGTTGCCGCCGGAGTCGCCGGAGCTGCCGGAGAGATCAGCGCTGTTGAGGCTGAACCAACGGATAATGCGGATGTGGATAGTCCGCTGCAACCGGGCAGTGTCGTTACGGCCGGACAGCTTGCGCTGCGGGATGCCGGTGTTGCTGCTGTAAAGCATACGCCGCGCCCGGTGCCTGTGGAGAATTTCGCTAAAGAAATGAGCGGCTTTCTGGTAAACAAACTGGAGATCGTTAAGCTGCAAGGTGTGTCCGAAGCTAAAATTTCGCTTTACCCTGAACATTTAGGCCAGGTTGATGTGAGGATTACGATGCAGGGCGGCCAATTAACGGCGCAGTTTATGACCGAGCACGCATTTGCCAAGGAATCGTTGGAACAGCAGATGTCGCAGCTTCGTTCGGCGCTGCAATCCCAGGGCCTGCAGGTGAACAAGCTGGAAGTGACGCAAAATACCGCGCTGTCTTCGCATATGTACCATGACGGACAGCAATCCGGCAGCGGGGCGGGACAGCAGCAGCAAAGCGAAAGACGCCGTACGCTGGTCGAGGAAGATGCTTTGGCAATCCGTGATTTGAATGAAGAGTGGAACGCGTGGATTGCCGAGGTAAGGGAGAAGGAACAAGGTTTTGGAAGCTCCTTTAGCGCAAGAGCATAG
- a CDS encoding flagellar FlbD family protein — protein MISVTRLNGSQMWLNAIMIETVEETPDTYVTLVTGKRIIVLEKAADVIAKIEEYYRDIGIHAATIKVQQTEEWS, from the coding sequence ATGATTTCAGTAACACGCCTGAACGGTTCGCAGATGTGGCTTAACGCCATCATGATCGAAACTGTCGAAGAAACGCCGGATACATATGTCACTCTCGTAACGGGCAAGCGGATTATCGTGCTGGAGAAGGCGGCCGATGTGATCGCAAAGATCGAGGAATATTACCGGGATATCGGCATCCACGCAGCGACTATTAAAGTGCAACAAACGGAGGAATGGTCATGA
- a CDS encoding flagellar basal body-associated FliL family protein, whose product MKKMLPWLITILLAITLIVIAAGFLMNLMNKPESGNAAKANVETVAEPQMMSADEIVKVTSTIDDVKTNLSDPNYVVVMNFAFQLDKETSKAAFDKIKDYKIKPIIIKTLADTKPEDLTGAQGKDNLSSKLLNLINKSLPEGKLIQIDITNFIMQAI is encoded by the coding sequence ATGAAAAAAATGTTGCCCTGGCTAATTACGATTTTGCTTGCGATTACGTTGATTGTGATTGCCGCCGGCTTTTTGATGAACTTAATGAACAAACCGGAATCAGGCAACGCAGCGAAGGCAAATGTCGAAACAGTGGCAGAGCCCCAAATGATGTCGGCCGACGAAATCGTAAAAGTGACTTCGACGATCGATGACGTCAAGACGAATTTATCCGACCCGAACTACGTCGTCGTCATGAATTTTGCCTTCCAGTTGGATAAGGAAACGTCCAAGGCGGCGTTCGACAAGATCAAGGATTACAAAATCAAGCCGATTATCATCAAAACGCTTGCGGATACGAAGCCGGAGGATCTGACAGGGGCGCAGGGCAAGGACAATTTGAGCTCCAAGCTGCTGAACCTGATCAATAAATCGCTGCCGGAAGGGAAATTGATTCAAATCGATATTACCAATTTCATTATGCAGGCGATCTAG
- the flgG gene encoding flagellar basal body rod protein FlgG encodes MLRSMYSGVSGMRGFQTKLDVIGNNIANVNTVGFKSGRVMFKDIMSQTVSGVTAPVEDANGGINAKQIGLGSQIGSIDTMHTSGSAMTTNYPLDVRINGDGFFMVTMGDDGPVFLTRAGDFHVDALGQLVTSDGFLVCGTGGEALGAVAGEGVVSISISADGTILQKNADGSTGTAGPIGLAMISNPEGLEKVGGNLYRVTGNAIEDGDLEEAYATPNNNGAGALVPGQLEMSNVDLTGEFTEMIVAQRGFQANSRIITTSDEVLQEVVNLKR; translated from the coding sequence ATGTTAAGATCAATGTATTCGGGCGTATCCGGGATGCGCGGATTTCAAACCAAGCTGGACGTTATCGGCAACAATATCGCCAATGTCAACACCGTAGGGTTTAAGTCCGGCCGCGTGATGTTCAAAGACATCATGAGCCAGACGGTATCCGGAGTTACCGCTCCGGTTGAAGATGCAAACGGCGGTATCAATGCCAAGCAAATCGGCCTTGGCTCGCAGATCGGCTCTATCGATACGATGCATACCAGCGGCAGTGCGATGACGACCAACTATCCGCTTGATGTGCGTATAAACGGAGATGGTTTTTTCATGGTCACAATGGGCGACGATGGCCCCGTTTTTCTAACAAGGGCTGGGGATTTCCATGTTGACGCACTGGGCCAGTTGGTTACTTCCGATGGTTTTCTGGTTTGCGGTACTGGCGGAGAAGCGCTCGGTGCTGTTGCTGGGGAAGGTGTGGTGTCCATTTCCATTTCTGCGGATGGTACGATCTTACAGAAAAATGCTGACGGATCGACCGGTACTGCCGGCCCAATTGGCCTCGCAATGATATCGAATCCCGAAGGGCTGGAAAAAGTCGGCGGCAATCTTTACCGTGTGACAGGAAATGCGATTGAAGACGGAGATCTTGAAGAGGCCTATGCGACCCCGAACAATAACGGCGCTGGAGCTCTAGTTCCAGGCCAATTGGAAATGTCCAACGTAGACCTAACCGGTGAATTTACGGAAATGATCGTCGCGCAGCGCGGATTCCAAGCGAATTCGCGTATCATCACGACTTCCGACGAAGTGCTGCAGGAAGTCGTCAACCTGAAACGTTAG
- the fliY gene encoding flagellar motor switch phosphatase FliY, producing MTSKDYLSQEEIDALLKQANQETASEPTVDDVLTPLEQDALGEIGNITFGSAATALSTLLNKKVDITTPKVSVITRAQFEAEFPKPHVAVHVEYVDGFEGMNSLVIKTRDAQVIADLMLGGEGNPAEEELNEIHISAVQEAMNQMMGSSATSMSTIFNRFVNISPPGIDILNMTDGHGVGSLPPADPLIKISFRLTIGDLIDSTIMQLLTVKFAKEMVNSLISGSATDSGSKESAAAAAPAPAAAPQPSAPAYHESPAAPQQSYQAPPMHQPDPYQQPAAYGQPGAHPYPPQGQPYGEPHHYGGVPGRNVNVQPVQFANLGSPSFGQVDENNLNLLMDIPLKVTVELGRTQKQIRDILELSQGSIIELDKLAGEPVDILVNNKLIAKGEVVVIDENFGVRVTDIVSQWDRIQKLQ from the coding sequence TTGACGAGTAAAGATTATTTGTCCCAAGAGGAGATCGACGCCCTGCTCAAACAGGCCAACCAGGAAACGGCGTCCGAGCCTACGGTGGACGACGTATTGACCCCGCTTGAGCAGGACGCGCTTGGCGAAATCGGCAACATTACGTTCGGCAGTGCGGCTACCGCGCTCTCGACGCTACTCAATAAAAAGGTGGACATTACGACGCCGAAAGTTTCCGTCATTACACGGGCTCAATTCGAAGCCGAGTTTCCGAAGCCGCATGTTGCCGTTCACGTTGAATACGTTGACGGGTTTGAAGGGATGAACTCCCTGGTGATCAAGACGAGAGACGCTCAGGTTATCGCCGATCTGATGCTCGGGGGGGAAGGAAATCCGGCCGAAGAGGAATTGAATGAAATTCATATCAGCGCCGTACAGGAAGCGATGAACCAGATGATGGGTTCCTCCGCGACGTCGATGTCGACCATATTCAACCGGTTTGTCAACATCTCGCCGCCTGGGATCGATATTTTGAACATGACCGACGGGCATGGGGTGGGAAGCCTGCCGCCTGCGGATCCGCTGATTAAAATATCGTTCCGGCTGACGATCGGCGATTTGATCGATTCCACGATCATGCAGCTTTTGACCGTAAAATTCGCCAAGGAGATGGTAAACAGCCTGATCAGCGGTTCGGCAACCGACTCGGGGTCCAAGGAGAGCGCCGCGGCGGCAGCCCCGGCTCCGGCAGCAGCTCCGCAGCCTTCGGCACCGGCTTATCACGAATCGCCGGCAGCGCCTCAGCAATCGTATCAAGCGCCGCCGATGCATCAGCCGGATCCATATCAGCAGCCCGCCGCGTACGGACAGCCAGGTGCGCATCCTTATCCGCCGCAAGGCCAGCCTTACGGGGAACCGCATCATTACGGCGGCGTTCCGGGCCGGAATGTGAATGTGCAGCCCGTGCAGTTTGCGAACCTGGGAAGTCCGTCCTTCGGGCAAGTTGATGAAAATAATTTAAACTTACTGATGGACATTCCCCTTAAAGTGACCGTAGAATTAGGAAGGACCCAAAAGCAGATCAGGGATATCCTGGAATTATCGCAAGGCTCCATCATCGAGTTGGACAAGCTTGCCGGCGAGCCCGTCGATATTCTGGTGAACAACAAATTGATCGCCAAAGGCGAAGTTGTCGTCATCGATGAGAATTTTGGCGTTCGCGTAACGGATATCGTCAGCCAGTGGGACCGCATCCAAAAATTACAATAG
- the fliM gene encoding flagellar motor switch protein FliM, with translation MVDVLSQNEIDALLAALSSGEMDAEELKKEETQKKIRSYDFKRAVRFSKDHIRSLTRIHENFARYLTTYFSAQLRTFVQINVVQVEQLPYDEFIRSIPKMTILNIFEAEPLEGRMVLEVHPNVAFAMLDRLLGGIGTAPSKISSLTEIETIIMERIFSRAFESLQEAWKTVVDINPRMEGLETNPQFMQIVSPNETIALISLSTKIGDTSGMINLCIPHVVIEPIMPKLSVHHWFVSQKKSRVPEEVDALRHRVNKAMLPIVAELGESQITVREFLGLSVGDVISLNKPVQEGLQIRIGDRLKYIGSPGTIKDRVAVQINDIVSEGVEELDE, from the coding sequence TTGGTAGATGTATTGTCGCAGAACGAGATCGATGCGCTGCTCGCTGCATTGTCATCCGGTGAAATGGATGCCGAAGAACTGAAAAAGGAAGAAACGCAGAAGAAAATCCGCTCTTACGACTTTAAAAGAGCGGTGCGATTTTCCAAAGACCATATTCGCAGCTTAACCCGGATTCATGAAAATTTTGCCCGTTATCTCACCACCTACTTTTCGGCGCAGCTGCGCACCTTCGTGCAGATCAACGTGGTTCAGGTAGAACAGCTTCCTTACGACGAGTTCATTCGCTCCATTCCGAAAATGACGATTCTGAACATTTTCGAAGCGGAGCCGCTGGAAGGAAGAATGGTGCTTGAGGTCCACCCAAACGTTGCTTTTGCCATGCTGGACAGACTCCTTGGGGGGATCGGGACGGCGCCTTCGAAAATCAGCTCCTTGACCGAAATCGAAACGATCATCATGGAGCGGATTTTCAGCCGGGCCTTCGAAAGCTTGCAGGAAGCCTGGAAAACCGTCGTGGATATCAATCCGCGGATGGAGGGGCTGGAAACGAACCCGCAGTTCATGCAAATCGTTTCGCCTAACGAAACGATCGCGCTCATTTCGCTGAGTACCAAAATCGGAGACACCTCCGGGATGATCAACCTTTGTATCCCGCATGTGGTCATTGAACCGATCATGCCGAAGCTTTCGGTTCACCACTGGTTCGTCTCCCAGAAAAAGTCGCGTGTCCCCGAAGAGGTCGATGCGCTCCGCCACCGGGTCAATAAGGCGATGCTGCCGATTGTAGCGGAATTGGGGGAATCGCAAATCACCGTTCGCGAATTTTTGGGCTTATCGGTCGGCGATGTGATTTCCTTGAACAAACCGGTCCAGGAAGGATTGCAGATCCGGATCGGAGACAGATTGAAGTATATCGGCAGCCCGGGAACCATCAAGGACCGAGTTGCGGTGCAAATTAACGATATTGTCAGCGAAGGAGTTGAGGAACTTGACGAGTAA
- the fliR gene encoding flagellar biosynthetic protein FliR, with the protein MDTLLHGFSVFLLIFCRMTAFFVVSPVFSSRAVPTTFKVGLAGILAFMVLFIIGPGQPVPGDLGYILYILREVLVGLLMGYVAFLIFSVIQMAGSFIDLQVGFGIANVLDPMTGATAPVLGNLKYVVAMLVFLSMNGHHYLLDAIIRSYDWVPLSNDVFQRIYNGNLADFLAQTFGQALLLAFQMSAPLVVAIFITDVALGLLARTAPQFNIFAVGIPVKIIVGLLVMLLLVPSFIYAFQALFEVLFDALHDLLSTIGQRPT; encoded by the coding sequence ATGGATACTTTATTGCACGGATTTTCTGTCTTTTTGCTTATTTTTTGTCGAATGACAGCTTTTTTTGTAGTTTCACCGGTGTTTTCATCGCGAGCGGTGCCGACAACGTTCAAAGTCGGTTTAGCGGGCATTCTCGCTTTTATGGTTTTATTTATCATCGGTCCGGGTCAACCCGTTCCCGGCGATCTGGGATACATATTGTACATCCTCCGCGAGGTGCTGGTAGGACTTTTGATGGGGTATGTCGCGTTCCTTATTTTTTCCGTCATTCAAATGGCCGGGTCCTTTATCGATCTGCAAGTCGGCTTCGGGATTGCGAACGTGCTTGATCCGATGACGGGGGCGACGGCACCGGTATTGGGGAACCTCAAGTACGTTGTGGCGATGCTGGTGTTCCTCAGCATGAACGGGCATCACTACTTGCTGGATGCGATCATTCGCAGCTATGACTGGGTTCCGTTGTCCAACGATGTGTTTCAGCGGATCTACAACGGAAATTTGGCGGATTTTTTGGCTCAAACGTTCGGACAAGCGCTGCTGCTGGCGTTCCAGATGTCGGCCCCGTTAGTCGTCGCCATATTTATCACCGACGTAGCCCTCGGCTTATTGGCTCGTACGGCTCCGCAATTCAACATTTTTGCCGTCGGGATTCCGGTGAAGATTATCGTCGGGCTGCTTGTGATGCTGTTGCTTGTGCCTAGTTTCATTTATGCTTTTCAAGCTTTGTTCGAGGTGCTGTTTGACGCGCTGCACGACCTGCTCAGCACGATCGGGCAAAGACCGACGTAG
- the fliP gene encoding flagellar type III secretion system pore protein FliP (The bacterial flagellar biogenesis protein FliP forms a type III secretion system (T3SS)-type pore required for flagellar assembly.) — protein sequence MKKKVILVSLLLALCSVLAVSVASAAPADPIPNIGIQIGGTGGESGTSSLSIILLITVLSLAPAILVLMTSFTRIVVVLGFVRSSLGTQTMPPNQVLIGLALFLTLFVMSPTLSTVNEVALQPYIKGEITQSEALEKAAVPMKKFMYTHTRTKDLQLFMGYTKMEKPKSYQDIPLSVMVPAFAISELKTAFQMGFMIFIPFLIIDIVVSSVLMAMGMMMLPPSMISLPFKILLFVLVDGWYLVVKSLLASFNP from the coding sequence ATGAAGAAAAAAGTCATACTCGTCAGCTTGCTGTTGGCTTTATGTAGCGTGCTTGCCGTCTCCGTAGCTTCCGCAGCACCGGCGGATCCGATTCCGAACATCGGCATTCAGATCGGTGGCACGGGAGGGGAATCGGGCACCAGTTCGTTGTCCATTATTCTGCTCATCACCGTGCTCAGCCTTGCGCCGGCCATCCTGGTGCTGATGACGAGTTTTACGCGGATCGTCGTTGTGTTGGGTTTTGTCCGCAGTTCCCTGGGGACGCAGACGATGCCTCCCAACCAGGTGCTGATCGGGCTTGCGCTGTTCCTGACGCTGTTTGTCATGAGCCCGACGCTCTCCACGGTGAATGAGGTAGCGCTTCAGCCCTATATCAAAGGCGAGATTACCCAATCGGAGGCGCTGGAAAAAGCGGCGGTGCCGATGAAGAAGTTCATGTATACCCATACTCGAACCAAAGACCTTCAGTTGTTTATGGGTTACACGAAAATGGAAAAACCGAAAAGCTATCAGGATATCCCGCTTTCGGTCATGGTTCCGGCGTTTGCCATCAGCGAACTCAAAACGGCTTTCCAAATGGGATTTATGATTTTTATCCCATTTCTTATTATCGATATCGTCGTTTCCAGCGTGTTGATGGCGATGGGGATGATGATGCTGCCGCCTTCCATGATTTCGCTGCCGTTTAAAATACTGTTGTTTGTACTTGTAGACGGTTGGTATTTGGTCGTCAAGTCGCTGCTGGCAAGTTTCAATCCTTAG
- the fliQ gene encoding flagellar biosynthesis protein FliQ, whose protein sequence is MSSEFIIGLAGQAVYTVLKVSAPMLILGLAVGLLVSIFQATTQIQEQTLAFVPKIVAVLVALLLFGPWILTTLVDFTYGILNNLSSFIG, encoded by the coding sequence ATGAGTTCGGAATTTATCATCGGTTTGGCCGGACAAGCCGTTTATACCGTTTTGAAAGTCAGCGCGCCGATGCTGATATTAGGGCTGGCCGTAGGTCTTTTGGTCAGTATCTTTCAGGCTACGACGCAAATTCAGGAGCAGACGCTGGCCTTTGTTCCGAAAATCGTCGCCGTTTTGGTCGCGCTATTGTTGTTTGGCCCCTGGATCTTAACGACTCTGGTCGATTTTACTTACGGGATCTTAAACAACCTATCTAGTTTTATCGGTTAG
- a CDS encoding response regulator yields the protein MANRILIVDDAAFMRMMIRDILTKNGFEVVGEAQDGAQAIEKYKELHPDLITMDITMPEMDGIAALKEIKKLDPNAKVIMCSAMGQQAMVIDAIQAGAKDFIVKPFQSDRVIEAINKTLGL from the coding sequence ATGGCAAACCGAATTCTAATCGTAGACGATGCAGCATTTATGAGAATGATGATCCGCGACATTTTGACCAAAAACGGCTTTGAAGTGGTAGGGGAAGCACAAGACGGCGCGCAAGCGATCGAAAAGTACAAGGAACTGCATCCCGATCTGATCACGATGGATATTACGATGCCGGAAATGGACGGTATCGCCGCGCTCAAAGAAATTAAAAAGCTGGATCCCAACGCCAAAGTGATCATGTGCTCCGCCATGGGGCAACAAGCGATGGTTATCGATGCGATTCAGGCCGGAGCCAAGGACTTCATTGTGAAGCCATTCCAATCCGACCGGGTTATCGAAGCGATCAACAAAACGCTGGGACTGTAG
- a CDS encoding flagellar hook capping FlgD N-terminal domain-containing protein gives MADAYTGNISWPGYSQTNTKKSSTKTSELGKDDFLKLMITQLQYQDPLSPMDNAQFVAQTAQFTSLEQLVNISDQLAAMKESLGNESGLIGKKVTWVVETKTGNYDVKTGKGEVIVETDSGIVDSIIVRDGIHYVKVGDKEIKISDVQQVGNPATEPDETNEPEQGTDGS, from the coding sequence GTGGCTGATGCGTATACGGGCAATATCTCGTGGCCGGGTTATTCGCAAACCAATACGAAAAAGTCCAGTACGAAGACTAGCGAGCTAGGCAAGGACGATTTTCTGAAATTGATGATCACCCAGCTGCAATATCAGGATCCGTTATCTCCGATGGACAACGCCCAATTTGTCGCACAAACGGCGCAGTTCACTTCGTTGGAACAGCTTGTGAACATTTCGGACCAGCTCGCCGCCATGAAAGAATCTTTGGGGAATGAATCCGGCTTGATCGGCAAGAAAGTCACCTGGGTCGTAGAGACGAAAACCGGCAATTATGATGTAAAAACGGGAAAAGGTGAAGTTATCGTCGAGACCGATAGCGGGATCGTTGACTCCATCATCGTTCGGGACGGAATTCATTATGTGAAAGTCGGGGATAAAGAAATCAAAATTTCCGATGTACAACAGGTTGGGAATCCTGCTACAGAGCCGGATGAAACAAATGAGCCTGAGCAAGGAACTGATGGATCATGA
- a CDS encoding flagellar biosynthetic protein FliO, translated as MNPNQPAPQFGSGDASLWGNLITVIVVLGLILVLIVVLLRFIGKRNRIMSQSRSVRTLGAVGLGPNKSLQVIEIGGSIYVVGVGEDISLVDKISGPAEVEALRQALAEEETEFAGLSSILSGVISRFKKEPPQEEELEGTAFHEVFQSQLRKMPNRKRQMEELLQDPEEQSTDRSRDS; from the coding sequence ATGAATCCGAATCAGCCGGCTCCCCAGTTCGGTTCTGGGGATGCGAGTCTATGGGGGAACCTGATAACGGTCATCGTTGTCCTTGGCCTCATCCTGGTTTTAATCGTTGTATTGCTCCGTTTTATCGGCAAAAGAAATCGCATCATGTCCCAGAGCCGGTCGGTCCGCACTTTGGGAGCCGTGGGTCTGGGACCGAACAAATCGCTGCAGGTGATTGAAATCGGGGGCTCCATTTACGTCGTCGGAGTAGGAGAGGACATATCCCTGGTCGATAAAATCTCCGGCCCGGCTGAAGTCGAGGCGCTGCGGCAGGCCTTGGCGGAGGAAGAGACGGAGTTTGCCGGACTTTCTTCCATTCTGTCCGGCGTAATCTCCCGCTTCAAAAAGGAACCCCCTCAGGAAGAGGAGCTGGAAGGTACGGCTTTTCATGAGGTGTTCCAATCTCAGCTGCGGAAAATGCCAAACCGGAAACGGCAAATGGAGGAATTGTTGCAGGATCCGGAAGAACAATCTACAGATCGGTCGAGGGATTCATGA